ACTAAAATTATTCTTAACATCTTTAAAATCAGTTATGATATTTAATGTAAAGACTTATTTTTCTGAAAAGTTTAATTCAAAAATGATTTCAGAGCATTTTTATTGATTGATTTTCGCATTCTTCTGATAGCTCTTTCCTTTATTTGTCTTACCCGCTCTCTGGTAAGATCATACAATTCGCCGATTTCTTCCAATGTAAGTGGTTTTCTACCTTCCAGGCCATAATATGCAATAACGACCTGAATTTCTCTGGGTGATAATATATCCAATCCTTCCACGACTTCTTTTCGGATGGATTCTTCCATCAATTTCAGGTCAGGACTATCTTCTTCACCTAAAGTCATCATATCTACCATTGTCATCGAGCCATCATCTTCATTGAGGGGGGCATCTACAGAAATATGTCTGTTAGCTCCTTTCATCATATTGGCTATGTCCTTTGTTGTAACTTCCAGGATTTCTGCCAATTCTTCGTGGGTAGGTTCCCTTTCAAATTTTTGTACAAATGCAGTAAACGCTTCGTTAACTTTACTATAAGCAGTCATCTTATTTAAAGGTAAACGCACCAATCGGCTGTACTCAACAATGGCATGAAGAATAGATTGACGTATCCACCAAACAGCATAAGAAATAAATTTAAAACCTTTGGTTTCATCAAACCGTCTTGCTGCCTTCATCAAACCTACATTTCCTTCATTTATCAGATCACTCAGCGACAGCCCTTGATTTTGATACTGTTTGGCAACAGAAACCACAAATCTAAGATTCGCTTTTGTCAGCTTTTCCAACGCTTCTTCATCTCCCGCACGGATCTTTTTTGCAAGTTCAGTTTCTTCTTCCGGCGTCAATAAATCTATCCTGCCGATATCTACAAGATACTTCTCCAAAGCAAGGCTTTCTCTTGAAGTAATATTGTTTGAAATTTTTAGTTGTCGCATATCAGCATTATTGTTGATTAATATTAATAGAAGTACAATGTGAAAACATTCACCGGATTATTAGTAATAAACTAAGGGAGCCATGCACTGATTCTATATACAACAATTTTTAAAAAAAAGTTCAGATTTAACAATAAATTAAATTTAATAATGAAAGCTTTAGTAAAGGGCGAATGCCATAATCTAATTTTGGAAAAACAAAATTGAACTCTCTGATTTTTTGAAAGTCTGAAAAAGATTGAATATAACCGTAATGTACATTTTCAAATAGGTGTCTGAAACGAACTTATCGTCTCACTAAAATAATTCTATAAATTACTACTCTTTTATTAATATATAATTCGCATACCATTGATATGCCAGAAAACCCAGAAAAGGCAAAACGGAAAATGGAGTAAAAAATGAATTTTCAAAAACACAAATTAAAGAATTCAATCCTGCAAGAATAGCCAGAATGATTGTAAAATTTTTCAGTTTAGTTTTGTTTTTTATAGTTATGGCGTTATTCATACTTCCCAACGGAATCATCATTAAAAATGCGGATATTGATAAAATAAGTAATCCTGCATTATCCACAAATACAGAAGCAAGCAAAGTGATAATACAAACCAACAAGGCTAAACCAGTCAATCTGGCGGATTGTTTTTCGTCATTATTGATGGTATATCTTCCGTAAGGGTTGGAAAGCATATATAAGTTCATCAACGGAGAAAAAATCCATGAAGATAAAAATAACAAAAGAATTAACGCAATCAATGGAACTGTAAGCGGTCTCCATGCTTCATTATTTTTTGCCAGATAAATCAATCCTCTGTAAGCCAGATAACTTCCAATCAGCAAAGTCCATTGATTATCACCTTTCAATTTACCTAGCCACAACATCAGCATTAAGAAATACCGATAAACCGGAAATTTTGCTTTCATAGCTTCCAGCATTCCTGATTTTGCATGCCCGTGCATCGGATCTTCTGACAATGCCGTCTTAAAATGGTTTAGTGCTTCTGTAGATTTACCCTGATACAACAAACCCCAACCGACATTGGCATGGGTGTCCGGGTTTTCCGGATCTTCTGCTAAAGATTTTTGAATGGTATCGTACGCATCCTGTTTTCTTCCCAATGCCATAAGTGCTCCTGATCTTGCATTCAAACAATCTATATTTTGTGCATCTAATGCAAGCCCTGCATCTGCATATCTCAATGATTGTTCGTATTCTTTTATTTGGAGAAAGATGTTTGCTTTCACAGAAAAAAAATCCGGAACAGACGGGTCAAGTCTGATCGCTTCATCAATATTTTCTATTGCTTTCTTCCAGTTTCTCTTTGATATTTCAATATTGGATAATAAATAAAATGCAAAAGGGTCATTGGGTGATTTTTGCATAAAACTTTCTAATAGAGGTTCTGCGTCTTCTGAATTACCCATGCTCATTTTACAGATTGCAAGCATTTTGAGAATTTCAGGGTCATCATAACCAGACTGAATCAGGTTGGTGAGTCTTTCGTGTGCCTGTTCGAATTTGGATTGGTTAATTAAAATTCCGGCATGTGACAACTGTCTGTGAAAGTCTGTCTCACTCATTTTATATACTTTAAAATTTCATCATAAATACCAGACTCATTTGCAAAAAGTGCATAATTTTTAGCTGTATTAAACCATTCTTTTGTGCTGGCGTGGTGTCTTTTTGTAGCTTGTACCAGATCTGAAGTGGTAATAGGTTCAGGCACTCCTGACTTCAGAGCTATTTTCAGTTTCTCTTCTATTGCGATATCTACAATTGCTTTCATATCTGCACCGGAATAAAATGACGTGTTTTCAACTACCTTACGAAGATCAACGTCTTTCACAGGTTTATCTTTTAAAAGTAATTCCAGAATCTTAATTTTACTGGGGACATCAGGAGGTGGAACAAAGATAATTCTATCAAATCTGCCTGGCCTTCTGAATGCCGAATCAAGATGCCAAGGTGCATTGGTTGCTCCCAGGATTAGTATTCCTTCGTTATCAGTCCCTACCCCATCCAATTCAGAAAGAAACTGATTGATGACATGCCGGCCTGCTGAATTTTTCATATCGGATCGGCTTGCTCCCAAAGCATCTACTTCATCAAAAAAAAGAACACAAGGCGTATTTCTTCTGGCAACTTCAAAAATATAACCCATATTTTTTTCACTCCGACCAATCCACATATCCAGTATATCATTGATACCTACGCTAATGAAACTTGCATTAATTTCACCTGCCGTAGCTTTTGCGAGAAATGTCTTTCCGCATCCGGGAGGACCGTACAATAAAATCCCGCCACCTGTTTTCTTTCCATAAGCTGCATATAACTCCGCATTTTCAAGTGGTTTGATTATTTTCAGATCAATTTCTTCTTTCAGATTTTCCATACCCCCTACGTCTTTGAAAGATGTATCGGGCTTCTCCATAATAAAATCCTTATCTTCAGGTCCCGGTAAAAACCCAAAACCAAAAGGATCGTCCTCATCAAATTCATCATCATCATCGTATCCCTGATCAAATGAAGGCATACGCAAATTTTCATCCAGTTCCTTATCCTGAAAATCAGGGTTTTTTAACAATATTTTTTCATATAAATCCTGTGCTGCTTCCAATGATTTTTCCCTGATTAAGGATTTAGCACATATAATCATTAATCTCTCGGAAGCTTCTTTACGGGCTATCATTTCTTCGGCAATCACAATAACACCCGAATACCTTCCTCTGCGAAAATACACCTCTGCAAGCCCTTCCTTTGCTTTGATATTATTTTTATCATAAGAAAGTACTGTCTGATATTCTGTTTCTGCTTCATCTGCCAGTCCCGTTTGTACCAGTTTTCCGGCAAGAAGTATTCTCAAAGGCACATTGTCCGGTGATTTCTCTATGGCTTCTCTTAGAGCACTAATTTCAGAATTATTCATAGGTTTTCAATAATTTATTGGAAAATAATAAAGAATCTCTTATAATTGAATCACTGACTTCATCCATTCTTTGAACTAATAATTGACGTGTTTCCTTAATTCTATTCCGGGTATTTTCAAAAATAAATTCAGTTCTGAAAGAATATTTATCGTGAATATGGCGAATGTTATTTCGGCTTTCAATCTCATTAATAAACTGATTAAAGTCAGTTCTTGTTTTGATTTTGCCCAAACTTATCAAACTGATTAAGAATCTATTCCCGTTAAAAAAATTTAAATCTTCAAAAACATCTTCCACATCATCGTTCACTTCGGTTATAAGATCATAATTGCGCCAATAAGACAACGCACCTAATTGGCTGCTAAGCCCAAATTTCTCATATATCAACCTACGAAGCAATTTAACATCACAGGATTTATAAAAGTAAAAATAAGCCATTTTAAATCGCAATGGACTTTTTTCTGATCTTAATTCCAATTCATGTTTCTGGTATTTAATAATATGGGATACATATTGAAAATATTCACCTTCTTTCACTTCCAATGTGTGCAATTCCGAATAAATATTTTGCCAGTGTGCATGCAGAACATTTGAGTCGGGGTTTTTATGTGCTTCCAGATGTGCATCTAAATAATAAATAGAGGTCTGTAATCGAATCAGCTTATCATAAAATTCAGATTTCCCGGTTTCATTGATAGATGTTTTGATCTTCAAAAGTTCAGGAAACAATCTGTATTCGAAAAGTAATTTTACTTTTTTAAGCAAATCATCATTATCGATATGTTGTTCTTTTAGTAAGATTGTATTACTGTCCACTTTTTAATCTTTTAAGTGTAAATTTTTAAATTTTCAGAAAACATTGGGTCTTATAAAAAAGCTTCAAATATTAAATTTTTTTTCTAAATGAATAAATATTCATTATAAATAAACACCATTATTAACTATATTTCCTTTTACAGAAAAAACACTCAAATAAAAAATCACATCAGCTCAAAGTATGACATTTTTATGTAATCATTCTGAATTATTCGACCAAACTAACGGGATTTCAGCATTTTGAGTTCAAAAACATAATTGCGTTAAGAGTTTTGACCAAAAATGTTAAAGTTAAATTAACCAGACCATTGAAATCAATTTTACAAACTCAATACATTTACTTTTGTGTTATATTTTCATAAAATTAATGATTTGATGTATAATTTACATAAATATTTATTTCTGATTTTTTTGCTGAGTTTTGGCATAGAAGCATCTGCTCAAAACAAAATAAAATGGATTTCATGGGAGGACGCAATGGAAAAATCCAAAACAGAAAAACGAAAAATATTCATTGATGTCTATACGGATTGGTGTGGATGGTGCAAAAAAATGGATATGTCCACATTTTCTGAGGATCATATTGCAAGATATATCAATAAATACTATTATGCAATTAAATTTAATGCCGAAAAGAAAGAAGATATCATTTTGAACGGCACCACATATAAATATGTCAGAAACGGTCAACGAGGTTATCATGAGCTGGCTGTGCATTTATTACAGGGAAAAATGAGCTACCCCTCAACGGTCTTTTTAGATGAACAATTTAATATTATACAAGCGATACCTGGCTATCAGGATATTTCTAATTTTGAAATGATCATTAGTTATTTTGGGACAGATAATCACAAATCTGTGCCCTGGAATCGTTTTATGGCTGGCTTCCACAAGAATTCATACTTCAACAATCTTGTAACTGACAGAAATTAGATTTGGTTTAAATCGACTTTTCAAACCTCATAACTTATACTATAATTTATCATCATGGGATAATTAAGTATATTTGCATTCATTAACTTTGCTAAAATATGAATTTTCAAATTTTGAAATCTGTTGGTTTGAAAATATTTCTGCTTTTATCAATCTTTTTCATTAATGTCAGCGTTAACTTTAGTCAAAATGTCTCTGATTCTCCCAAAATTGATGTTGCTTTAATATCCGGAAAGCCTGAAGTTCAACAGGATATAATTATTCAGTTTAAGAAACAAGGCAATACAATAGGTTCCCGAAAACTGTCCGGTAAAAATGCCAAAACTAAATTCGTTTTTGAATCATTAACAGAATTGGCTGATTCAGATCAGAAAAATATCCGGCAGTTTTTAGAAGCTAAAAATATTTCTTTCAGAAGTTATTACCTTGTAAATGCCATTTCACTTAAGGCTGATTTATTTTTGATGGCTGAATTAGCAGAATTTGAAGAAATTGAAAAGATCATTCAGGATGCAAAATATCAGGTTGCTGAAACTTTTCCCGTCAGATCAAATGGAGAAAGAAGTGTAGAATGGGGTGTCGCTAAAATAAATGCTCCTCAGGTATGGCAATTGGGTCATACAGGGCAAGGCGTAGTGGTAGCCGGACACGATACAGGTTACGAATGGAACCATCCTGCCATTATCAGTCAATATCGAGGCTGGAATGATAATGTAGCTACCCATAATTACAACTGGCATGATGCCATACATGCAAATAATCCCAATAATAGCGGAAATAATCCATGCGGATACAGTAATCCCGTACCCTGCGACGATCATAATCATGGCACACATACCATGGGAACCATGATAGGAGATGATGGCGGGAATAACCAGATTGGCGTTGCTCCGGATGCAAAATGGATTGCCTGCCGGAATATGGAACGTGGTTGGGGACAGCTTTCAACCTATCTGGAATGTTTTGAATGGTTTCTTGCGCCGTATGCTTATGGTGAAAATCCGATGACAGGAGAACCGGATTTCTCTCCGCATGTGATCAACAATTCATGGTATTGTTCTACAACAGAAGGTTGTAATGCAAGTAATTTCGGATTCATGAACACTGCTGTCAATAATCTGAAAAATGCAGGGATCGTTGTGGTAGTCTCAACAGGTAACACAGGTTCAGGGTGTTCAACTGTTACCGGTCCACCAGCTTTTTTTGAAAACAGTTTTAGTGTTGGAGCTACAAATAGCATGGATCAAATTGCTGGTTTTAGTAGCAGAGGTCCCGTAACTATTGATAATTCAAATCGGTTAAAGCCGAATGTCTCTGCACCGGGAGTAGATGTGTATTCAAGTATAAGAAACGGAGTTTATGGTTTTGCTAGTGGTACAAGTATGGCAGGTCCGCATGTGGCAGGAGCAGTAGCTTTGATTATATCTGCGAATCCTGATCTCGCCGGAGAAGTAGAACTGATAGAAAGTATCCTGGAACAAACTGCTACACATCCACCCAACAGTGAAACGTGTGGTGGAATCCCTGCAAACACCTATCCCAATAATACATTTGGATATGGCAGAATTGATGTACTTCAGGCTGTCAATATGGCCAAGAACCTACATGTCAATAAAATGCTTCAATTGGAGAACGGAGATTTATCCTTCGACGGTAGTCAAAACAGTATCGTCTTACGGAGTCCTGATAACAATTACTACAAATTATCTATTGATTTGAATGGTAATGTAAACACAACTTTAGAAAATCTACCTGCTCAAAACAGTACTTTTCTTATCAATTCATCCATAAACCTGACTTTACCGGCATCCGGCATTGTACTGACGGATGAAATGCACAACCTAAGGAGAATCAAACTGAACAATTCAGGAGGTATCATCACTGAAAGTATCAGTAATCCTACAACACAACATATTAAATCACAAAACAGAGATGTAATAATATCCAACTCAAGTCATGGAATAATGATGAAAAACAGTGATAATAAATGTTATCTGGTAAAAGTGAATAATGCAGGTATAATTTTCACTTCTCCGGTGTTGTGTATTGAATGATATTGTTTTTCAAATATTATGAAAAAATTGAGTACAAAGTAAATATTCCTCTCTTAACTGTAACAAATCATTTATTTAAATTTTAAAACACCTTGTGTGAAACAACTTATCATCTTATTATTGCTAGTCAGTTTCACCACTGCTCAGGGACAAAAATTACCCGACCAGTGGAATTTTTCAGAAGAAAATCATATACTGTCTTCAGGAGAAATCCTTTCAACAGATCTTTATGATGAAAGCAAACTGGAAGATATCAGGTTGTACTTTTCGCAACCAAATTTCTGGACATTACTCACACAAAATTACAACTCAAAAACAGATTTATCTGCGAGACTGGTTTATCAGGGTGAAAATTATGATAGCGTAGGGATCAGATTCAAAGGTCAGACGTCGTACTTCATGAATAATACGCAAAAAAAATCTTTTAATATTTCAATGGATTATGTCAAAGACATTCAAAAGTTGAGTTCATTTAAAACTTTAAATCTAAACAATTC
The genomic region above belongs to Saprospiraceae bacterium and contains:
- a CDS encoding RNA polymerase sigma factor RpoD/SigA, with translation MRQLKISNNITSRESLALEKYLVDIGRIDLLTPEEETELAKKIRAGDEEALEKLTKANLRFVVSVAKQYQNQGLSLSDLINEGNVGLMKAARRFDETKGFKFISYAVWWIRQSILHAIVEYSRLVRLPLNKMTAYSKVNEAFTAFVQKFEREPTHEELAEILEVTTKDIANMMKGANRHISVDAPLNEDDGSMTMVDMMTLGEEDSPDLKLMEESIRKEVVEGLDILSPREIQVVIAYYGLEGRKPLTLEEIGELYDLTRERVRQIKERAIRRMRKSINKNALKSFLN
- a CDS encoding tetratricopeptide repeat protein — its product is MSETDFHRQLSHAGILINQSKFEQAHERLTNLIQSGYDDPEILKMLAICKMSMGNSEDAEPLLESFMQKSPNDPFAFYLLSNIEISKRNWKKAIENIDEAIRLDPSVPDFFSVKANIFLQIKEYEQSLRYADAGLALDAQNIDCLNARSGALMALGRKQDAYDTIQKSLAEDPENPDTHANVGWGLLYQGKSTEALNHFKTALSEDPMHGHAKSGMLEAMKAKFPVYRYFLMLMLWLGKLKGDNQWTLLIGSYLAYRGLIYLAKNNEAWRPLTVPLIALILLLFLSSWIFSPLMNLYMLSNPYGRYTINNDEKQSARLTGLALLVCIITLLASVFVDNAGLLILSISAFLMMIPLGSMNNAITIKNKTKLKNFTIILAILAGLNSLICVFENSFFTPFSVLPFLGFLAYQWYANYILIKE
- a CDS encoding AAA family ATPase, translating into MNNSEISALREAIEKSPDNVPLRILLAGKLVQTGLADEAETEYQTVLSYDKNNIKAKEGLAEVYFRRGRYSGVIVIAEEMIARKEASERLMIICAKSLIREKSLEAAQDLYEKILLKNPDFQDKELDENLRMPSFDQGYDDDDEFDEDDPFGFGFLPGPEDKDFIMEKPDTSFKDVGGMENLKEEIDLKIIKPLENAELYAAYGKKTGGGILLYGPPGCGKTFLAKATAGEINASFISVGINDILDMWIGRSEKNMGYIFEVARRNTPCVLFFDEVDALGASRSDMKNSAGRHVINQFLSELDGVGTDNEGILILGATNAPWHLDSAFRRPGRFDRIIFVPPPDVPSKIKILELLLKDKPVKDVDLRKVVENTSFYSGADMKAIVDIAIEEKLKIALKSGVPEPITTSDLVQATKRHHASTKEWFNTAKNYALFANESGIYDEILKYIK
- a CDS encoding DUF255 domain-containing protein; this encodes MYNLHKYLFLIFLLSFGIEASAQNKIKWISWEDAMEKSKTEKRKIFIDVYTDWCGWCKKMDMSTFSEDHIARYINKYYYAIKFNAEKKEDIILNGTTYKYVRNGQRGYHELAVHLLQGKMSYPSTVFLDEQFNIIQAIPGYQDISNFEMIISYFGTDNHKSVPWNRFMAGFHKNSYFNNLVTDRN
- a CDS encoding S8 family serine peptidase, producing MNFQILKSVGLKIFLLLSIFFINVSVNFSQNVSDSPKIDVALISGKPEVQQDIIIQFKKQGNTIGSRKLSGKNAKTKFVFESLTELADSDQKNIRQFLEAKNISFRSYYLVNAISLKADLFLMAELAEFEEIEKIIQDAKYQVAETFPVRSNGERSVEWGVAKINAPQVWQLGHTGQGVVVAGHDTGYEWNHPAIISQYRGWNDNVATHNYNWHDAIHANNPNNSGNNPCGYSNPVPCDDHNHGTHTMGTMIGDDGGNNQIGVAPDAKWIACRNMERGWGQLSTYLECFEWFLAPYAYGENPMTGEPDFSPHVINNSWYCSTTEGCNASNFGFMNTAVNNLKNAGIVVVVSTGNTGSGCSTVTGPPAFFENSFSVGATNSMDQIAGFSSRGPVTIDNSNRLKPNVSAPGVDVYSSIRNGVYGFASGTSMAGPHVAGAVALIISANPDLAGEVELIESILEQTATHPPNSETCGGIPANTYPNNTFGYGRIDVLQAVNMAKNLHVNKMLQLENGDLSFDGSQNSIVLRSPDNNYYKLSIDLNGNVNTTLENLPAQNSTFLINSSINLTLPASGIVLTDEMHNLRRIKLNNSGGIITESISNPTTQHIKSQNRDVIISNSSHGIMMKNSDNKCYLVKVNNAGIIFTSPVLCIE